Proteins encoded by one window of Pelmatolapia mariae isolate MD_Pm_ZW linkage group LG14, Pm_UMD_F_2, whole genome shotgun sequence:
- the LOC134641598 gene encoding lysophosphatidic acid receptor 6-like produces the protein MVIGLPLNAVALWILLRRHSLKSPNAVFMVNLAVSDLLVIISLPMRIYFHTNRRWPLSNMACQFITMLFRNNLRSSAFFITFISVDRLLAVVYPLRSRHLRTSSNAWKGAAVVWLFVLVLNVPETLDFPTNANQSGCFDFSPERKPGLTKDIAFVHLVLIVTMLAVNIVCTVMVSWVLHRHLSDSAKINKMNVMLIFVMNLVLFTICFLPLSIGVVTVKPTGLKPLICLSAVNCCLDPFLYYFSFDGFWKKKEDVDPAREQ, from the coding sequence ATGGTGATAGGTCTACCTCTCAATGCAGTCGCATTGTGGATTCTTCTTCGCCGCCACAGCCTAAAATCGCCCAACGCTGTCTTCATGGTCAACCTGGCAGTATCAGACCTGCTGGTCATCATCTCTTTGCCCATGAGGATCTACTTTCACACCAACCGCAGATGGCCTCTGAGCAACATGGCGTGCCAATTCATCACAATGCTTTTTCGCAACAACCTCCGCTCCAGCGCCTTCTTCATTACTTTCATCAGTGTGGACAGACTGCTGGCTGTGGTTTATCCTCTGAGGTCACGCCATCTTCGAACTTCATCTAATGCCTGGAAAGGAGCAGCAGTGGTCTGGCTATTTGTGCTGGTATTGAATGTTCCAGAGACTTTGGACTTTCCAACAAATGCCAACCAAAGTGGATGTTTTGATTTCAGTCCTGAAAGGAAACCAGGTTTAACTAAAGATATAGCATTTGTACATCTTGTGTTAATAGTCACAATGCTAGCAGTCAACATTGTGTGCACTGTTATGGTGTCTTGGGTACTGCATAGACATCTCAGTGACTCTGCAAAGATCAACAAGATGAACGTAATGCTGATATTTGTCATGAACTTGGTTTTGTTTACTATCTGTTTCCTACCTTTGTCAATAGGTGTAGTTACAGTTAAACCTACTGGATTAAAGCCATTGATATGTCTTAGTGCTGTGAACTGTTGTCTAGATCCATTCTTATATTACTTTTCCTTTGATGGCttctggaagaaaaaagaagatgtGGATCCGGCAAGAGAGCAGTAA
- the LOC134641597 gene encoding lysophosphatidic acid receptor 6-like, with product MNISNSTTEDEQVYAGVFGCVMVIGLPLNAVALWILLRRHSLKSPHAVFMVNLAFSDLLLIISLPMRIYFHATGTWPLSNMACLIITMLFRDNIRSSAMFITFISVDRLLAVVYPLRSRHLRTSSNAWKGAAFVWSFMLVVNIPESLDFLEHLQDHSQLIYLQIVLLVTMLAVNIVCTIMVSWTLHRHLSDSAKVNNKMKVMLVFVMNLVLFAMFLPVPIGMAAQYKKIKPLVCLTVSNCCLDPLLYYFSFDSFWRKNENCR from the exons ATGAACAtatcaaacagcaccacagaaGACGAACAGGTTTACGCTGGGGTCTTTGGCTGCGTGATGGTGATAGGTCTACCTCTCAATGCAGTCGCACTGTGGATTCTTCTTCGCCGCCACAGCCTCAAATCACCCCACGCTGTCTTCATGGTCAATCTGGCATTCTCAGACCTGCTACTCATCATCTCTTTGCCCATGAGGATCTACTTTCATGCCACAGGCACCTGGCCTCTGAGCAATATGGCGTGCCTCATCATTACAATGCTCTTTCGTGACAACATCCGTTCCAGCGCTATGTTTATCACCTTCATCAGTGTGGACAGATTGCTGGCTGTGGTTTATCCTCTGAGGTCACGCCATTTAAGAACCTCGTCCAATGCCTGGAAAGGAGCTGCATTCGTCTGGAGTTTTATGCTGGTGGTGAATATCCCAGAGAGTTTGGACTTTCTAGAACATTTGCAGGACCACTCTCAAC TTATTTACCTTCAGATTGTGTTACTGGTCACAATGCTAGCAGTCAACATTGTTTGCACCATTATGGTGTCTTGGACTCTGCACAGACATCTCAGTGACTCTGCAAAGGTCAACAACAAGATGAAAGTTATGCTGGTCTTTGTCATGAACTTGGTTTTGTTTGCCATGTTCTTACCTGTGCCTATAGGAATGGCTGcacaatacaaaaaaatcaagCCGCTGGTATGTCTTACTGTTTCTAACTGCTGTCTGGATCCtctgttgtattacttttcttTTGACTCCTTCTGGAGGAAAAACGAGAACTGTAGATAA